The following are encoded in a window of Campylobacter sp. MIT 12-8780 genomic DNA:
- the kdsB gene encoding 3-deoxy-manno-octulosonate cytidylyltransferase translates to MIIIPARLKSSRMPEKILCEIKGVPMFIATALRVKGVDEVCIAVDDEKVLDEAKKHGFKAVLTSKEHESGTDRLNEACKLLGLKDDEIIINVQADEPFIEPENLHKFKEFSQQNLDITAFMTSCFKTCTSEQAQDSNLVKVVLDKDNFALYFSRSKIPFERADYNEAFKAHLGIYAYSVRALNEFCTLKSSNLEQAEKLEQLRALENGKKIKMLEIQTKSIGIDTKQDYERALKYFV, encoded by the coding sequence ATGATTATCATACCAGCAAGGTTAAAATCAAGCAGAATGCCTGAAAAGATTTTATGCGAGATTAAAGGTGTGCCTATGTTTATCGCAACTGCTTTAAGAGTAAAGGGTGTTGATGAAGTATGTATAGCTGTTGATGATGAAAAAGTGCTTGATGAGGCTAAAAAGCATGGCTTTAAGGCTGTGCTTACAAGCAAAGAACATGAAAGTGGCACAGATAGGCTTAATGAAGCCTGCAAGCTTTTGGGCTTAAAAGATGATGAGATAATCATCAATGTCCAAGCTGATGAGCCTTTTATAGAGCCAGAAAATTTACATAAATTTAAAGAATTTAGTCAGCAAAACCTAGATATTACAGCCTTTATGACAAGTTGTTTTAAAACTTGCACGAGCGAGCAAGCACAAGATAGCAATCTTGTTAAAGTCGTGCTTGATAAAGATAATTTCGCCCTTTATTTTTCTCGCTCAAAAATTCCTTTTGAAAGAGCAGATTATAATGAAGCCTTTAAAGCACATTTAGGCATTTATGCTTATAGTGTAAGGGCATTAAATGAGTTTTGCACCTTAAAAAGCTCAAATTTAGAGCAAGCTGAAAAGCTTGAGCAGCTTAGAGCCCTAGAAAATGGCAAAAAAATCAAAATGCTTGAAATACAAACAAAAAGTATAGGCATAGATACCAAACAAGACTATGAAAGGGCGTTGAAGTATTTTGTATAA
- a CDS encoding DUF2018 family protein yields the protein MDIFDEMFSKSPEEKFFETLRHAPLGAVEKCLRAFISEHIAMLELLEQKGVSEDELELYKMENDFLIQERLNDYYIELGAKILGQEG from the coding sequence GTGGATATATTTGATGAAATGTTTTCTAAAAGCCCTGAAGAGAAGTTTTTTGAGACTTTAAGACACGCACCTTTGGGGGCTGTTGAGAAGTGCTTAAGAGCTTTTATAAGCGAGCATATCGCTATGCTTGAGCTTTTAGAGCAAAAGGGCGTGAGTGAAGATGAACTTGAGCTTTATAAGATGGAAAATGACTTTTTGATTCAAGAGCGTTTAAATGATTATTATATAGAGCTTGGAGCTAAAATTTTAGGACAAGAAGGATAG
- a CDS encoding polyprenyl synthetase family protein — MQEIDEFITNFVKDLEYKPILLMCSKLKSGKKLRSKLLLNIAKPSQEAFTICALIELIHLASLLHDDVIDEAELRRGAKSINAEFGAKNAIMLGDILYSKAFFELSKLNSTFAKIISNAVLKLSKGELMDIELSKSFNDDEKAYLEMIDHKTAALIEASARCGAILAGFDEEKFALYGKNLGIAFQIIDDILDIKNDAQTLGKPAMNDFKEGKCTLAYIFAYKNLAQDEKTRLKSLFKKELSQDEAVWLKSIIAPYLDQSFILAKDYTQRALKAIENYHNEALEDIAKTMINREF; from the coding sequence GTGCAAGAAATTGATGAGTTTATAACAAATTTTGTAAAAGATTTGGAGTATAAACCTATACTTTTAATGTGCTCAAAGCTCAAATCAGGTAAAAAACTCCGTTCAAAGCTTCTTTTAAATATAGCCAAGCCAAGCCAAGAAGCCTTTACAATCTGTGCTTTGATAGAGCTTATCCACCTTGCAAGCTTGCTTCATGATGATGTTATTGATGAAGCAGAGTTAAGACGAGGGGCAAAAAGCATTAATGCTGAATTTGGGGCTAAAAATGCGATTATGCTAGGCGATATTTTATACTCTAAAGCCTTTTTTGAGCTTTCAAAGCTTAACTCAACTTTTGCAAAAATTATCTCAAATGCTGTTTTAAAGCTTTCAAAAGGCGAACTTATGGATATAGAATTAAGCAAAAGTTTTAATGATGATGAAAAGGCTTATCTTGAGATGATCGATCATAAAACTGCAGCATTGATTGAAGCAAGTGCGCGGTGTGGGGCGATACTAGCTGGTTTTGATGAAGAAAAATTTGCTTTATATGGTAAAAATCTTGGCATAGCCTTTCAGATCATAGATGATATACTAGACATTAAAAATGACGCACAAACGCTTGGAAAGCCAGCGATGAATGATTTTAAAGAAGGAAAATGCACCCTAGCATATATCTTTGCATATAAAAACTTAGCCCAAGATGAAAAAACAAGGCTTAAAAGCTTGTTTAAAAAAGAGCTCAGTCAAGATGAAGCAGTTTGGCTTAAGAGTATCATCGCTCCTTATTTAGATCAAAGTTTTATTTTGGCAAAAGATTATACGCAAAGAGCTTTAAAAGCCATAGAAAATTATCATAATGAAGCCTTAGAAGATATCGCTAAAACGATGATAAATAGGGAGTTTTAA
- the hemA gene encoding glutamyl-tRNA reductase, translated as MTYFCISWTHKNTELALREKFSFSDEETKKQFLSQLIKHQNIQECLLLSTCNRVEIFAFVKDKNKAGYLLASVLAEFYKLDTNELYNRADIFEDTGAIHHLFSVASSLDSLVVGETQIAGQLKDAFIFALEHKFCDIHLSRAVHYAFKCAAAIRTQTQISKNPISVSSVAVAKAKELLSLEGRKVIVIGAGEMSELACKHLLTARAHIILLNRSLDNAKELALKLGRGVEIDSLDKLEYYLNTYELFFSATNSPHYIITDTMLKEVSFTRYFFDIAVPRDIDLKQSKNVQVFAVDDLEEVVKTNLALREEQAKIAYKIIGTMTASFFRYLNKLTLTPIIKDLRLEAKRCSQEILSKALKKGYLKGSDEEEARKLIHQVFKAFLHTPTLRLKELEGQIQSDTIINALRYVFALENEKSGLNEYKCELNLKDS; from the coding sequence ATGACTTATTTTTGTATAAGCTGGACGCATAAAAACACAGAACTTGCTTTGCGTGAGAAATTTTCTTTTTCAGATGAAGAAACAAAAAAACAATTTCTTTCCCAGCTTATCAAACATCAAAATATACAAGAATGCTTGCTTTTAAGCACTTGTAATAGGGTTGAAATTTTTGCTTTTGTTAAAGATAAAAACAAGGCTGGTTATTTGCTAGCTAGCGTTTTGGCTGAGTTTTACAAACTTGATACAAATGAGCTTTATAACAGAGCTGATATTTTTGAAGATACAGGGGCTATTCATCATCTTTTTTCAGTGGCTAGCTCACTTGATAGCTTAGTTGTAGGCGAAACTCAAATCGCTGGACAGCTTAAAGACGCTTTTATCTTTGCTTTGGAGCATAAATTTTGTGATATTCATCTTTCAAGGGCGGTGCATTATGCTTTTAAATGCGCAGCTGCGATTCGCACTCAAACGCAAATTTCTAAAAACCCCATCTCCGTTTCTTCTGTAGCTGTGGCTAAGGCTAAAGAACTACTTTCTTTAGAAGGCAGAAAGGTTATAGTTATCGGTGCTGGAGAGATGAGCGAGCTAGCATGTAAGCATTTGCTTACCGCAAGGGCTCATATTATTTTGCTTAATAGAAGCTTAGATAATGCCAAAGAACTTGCCTTGAAGCTTGGTAGAGGCGTAGAAATTGATAGCCTTGATAAGCTTGAATACTATCTTAACACATATGAGCTTTTTTTCTCGGCTACAAATTCGCCTCATTATATCATCACTGATACTATGCTTAAAGAAGTGAGCTTTACGCGTTATTTTTTTGATATAGCTGTGCCAAGGGATATTGACTTAAAACAAAGTAAAAATGTGCAAGTTTTTGCCGTAGATGACTTAGAAGAAGTGGTAAAAACAAATCTTGCCTTAAGAGAGGAACAAGCTAAGATAGCCTATAAGATCATTGGCACTATGACAGCAAGCTTTTTTAGGTATTTAAACAAACTTACCTTAACACCTATCATTAAGGATTTAAGGCTTGAGGCAAAACGTTGTTCTCAAGAAATTTTAAGCAAGGCTTTAAAAAAGGGTTATTTGAAAGGTTCTGATGAGGAAGAGGCAAGAAAGCTCATTCATCAAGTATTTAAAGCCTTTTTGCACACGCCAACACTAAGGCTTAAAGAACTTGAAGGGCAAATTCAAAGTGATACTATCATCAATGCTTTGCGTTATGTTTTTGCTTTAGAAAATGAAAAATCTGGCTTAAATGAATACAAATGTGAATTAAATTTAAAGGATAGCTGA
- a CDS encoding proline--tRNA ligase, producing the protein MMKMSKFYAPSTKESPKDAILASHIFLLRAGFIEQIGSGLYNFLPLGKKVYDKIETIIKEEMDKAGALQTSLSFVTPASLWQESGRYEAYGKELLRFKDRKENEFVLGATHEEAMLSVVKNKITSYKQLPLNLYQIGLKFRDEARPRFGLLRCREFVMKDAYSFHANEECLKAEFDNMFETYSRIFTRLGLDFRAVEADSGAIGGSGSKEFMVLAKSGEDDIIICQNCSYAANIEAAKRAKRTSKEERPEANYASKFHTPNTKTIKAVAEFFKIAEFYTIKAVVKRAIYENESKMVVFFLRGDDDLQTTKAKNACNALDIVDAEESELIEAGLTPGFIGFVGLKDIDFYVDNELYEESNMIMGANEKDYHLVGINVSNLNKDRFKDLCEVKENDTCACCGGVLKMSKGIEVGHIFKLGTKYSSAMNANFLDENGKAQPFYMGCYGIGVSRLVAVAVEASHDEKGIVWNKTLTPFALHIIISNIKDEKAFKLGEELYNKLTQQGFSVLFDDRNERYGVKINDFELMGFSYALIIGKGLEEGFVELVKREKLEKTRLSADLNELEEKLKKALS; encoded by the coding sequence CTGATGAAAATGAGTAAATTTTACGCACCAAGCACCAAAGAAAGCCCAAAAGATGCGATTTTAGCAAGTCATATTTTTTTGCTTAGGGCAGGCTTTATCGAGCAAATTGGTAGTGGGCTTTATAATTTCTTACCGCTTGGGAAAAAAGTGTATGATAAGATAGAAACTATCATTAAAGAGGAAATGGATAAAGCAGGTGCCTTGCAAACTAGCTTAAGTTTTGTAACTCCAGCTTCTTTGTGGCAAGAAAGTGGAAGGTATGAAGCGTATGGAAAAGAGCTTTTGCGTTTTAAAGATAGAAAAGAAAATGAATTTGTGCTGGGTGCAACACATGAAGAAGCCATGCTAAGCGTGGTTAAAAACAAAATCACAAGCTACAAGCAACTGCCTTTAAATTTATATCAAATAGGGCTTAAATTTAGAGATGAAGCACGTCCTAGATTTGGGCTTTTAAGGTGTCGTGAGTTTGTGATGAAAGATGCGTATAGCTTTCATGCAAATGAAGAATGCTTAAAGGCTGAGTTTGATAATATGTTTGAGACTTACTCAAGGATTTTTACTCGTTTAGGGCTTGATTTTAGGGCTGTTGAGGCTGATAGTGGAGCCATTGGAGGAAGTGGAAGTAAGGAATTTATGGTGCTTGCAAAAAGTGGCGAAGATGATATCATCATTTGTCAAAACTGCTCATATGCGGCAAATATCGAGGCTGCAAAACGAGCTAAAAGAACGAGCAAAGAAGAGCGTCCTGAAGCAAATTACGCAAGCAAATTTCACACTCCAAATACAAAAACTATCAAGGCTGTGGCTGAATTTTTTAAAATCGCTGAGTTTTATACTATAAAAGCTGTGGTGAAAAGGGCTATTTATGAAAATGAAAGTAAAATGGTTGTGTTTTTTCTAAGAGGCGATGATGATTTACAAACAACAAAGGCTAAAAATGCTTGCAATGCTCTTGATATAGTAGATGCTGAAGAAAGCGAGCTTATAGAAGCTGGTTTAACACCCGGATTTATCGGCTTTGTGGGCTTAAAAGACATTGATTTTTATGTGGATAATGAGCTTTATGAAGAAAGTAATATGATCATGGGCGCCAATGAAAAAGACTATCATCTTGTAGGCATAAATGTCAGCAATCTTAACAAAGATCGTTTTAAAGACTTGTGCGAGGTAAAAGAAAATGATACTTGTGCGTGTTGTGGTGGGGTGCTTAAGATGAGTAAAGGCATAGAAGTAGGACACATTTTTAAGCTTGGCACGAAGTATTCAAGCGCGATGAATGCGAATTTCTTAGATGAAAATGGCAAAGCTCAACCTTTTTATATGGGGTGTTATGGCATAGGTGTAAGTCGTTTGGTGGCTGTAGCTGTAGAGGCAAGCCATGATGAAAAAGGCATAGTATGGAACAAAACACTCACACCTTTTGCTTTGCATATCATCATCTCAAATATCAAAGATGAAAAAGCCTTTAAGCTTGGCGAAGAACTTTATAATAAACTTACTCAGCAAGGTTTTTCTGTGCTTTTTGATGATAGAAATGAACGTTATGGAGTAAAGATCAATGATTTTGAGCTTATGGGCTTTTCTTATGCTTTAATCATAGGCAAGGGCTTAGAAGAAGGCTTTGTTGAGCTTGTGAAGCGAGAAAAGCTCGAAAAAACTCGTTTGAGTGCTGATTTGAACGAACTTGAAGAAAAACTAAAGAAAGCTTTATCATGA